The genomic DNA CCTGTCTATCTACAGGCCTGTctgtatatctatctatctatctatctatctatctatctatctatctatctatctatctatctatctacctgcctctctgtctgtctgtctatctatctatctatctatctatctatctacctgCCTGTCTATCTACAGGCCTGTctgtatatctatctatctatctatctatctatctatctatctatctatctacctgcctctctgtctgtctgtctttctatctatctatctatctatctatctatctatctatctatctatctatctatctatctctgtctgtctgtctgtctgtctgtctgtctgtctttctatctatctatctatctgtctgtctgtctgtctgtctgtctttctatctatctatctgtctgtctgtctgtctgtctgtctgtctgtctgtctttctatctgtctatctatctatctatctatctatctatctatctatctatctatccacaGCTGCAGCAGCCAAATGAACTCATCACTGTTACGGTGAAAGGGACGGGTCGAGCTTCGCTGTCGGTACGTTCACCTAACGACACCAGAACAATTGCTGCCCTGCTGGCTTTTCGTAGCATTGCAGTCAGAAATGAAAGTCAAATCTAGAACAAAAATGATTTCACATCCGCATTATTGACCTGAGCGAAGTGGTGTCTTTTCCCCCCTCAGGTTGTCACCCTTTACTATGCGAAGCCCAGCATGAAATCGGTGGACTGCAGAAACTTTCAACTGAACGTGTCCCTGAGGAAAGAGCCCcgaggtcagagttcagccgCAGCTCTGCATTTGTGTCTGtgcagctataaaaaaaaagtcactgaagagaattgataaaaaaaattgacatttacatCAATTTACATAGTTGTGAATCGGTGAACTGAAAGTGCATGAAAGGATCTTTGATCCAACATTCTTCACCTATGATTCAACTGCAGTTTCCTACAAAGGCGCCATGGAAAGTTTCAAACTGATTATAGATGCTAAGTAAGTTCACACCCCCAAACCCCCAAATCCCCTTatcatgtttaatttattatttttaaatgtaagtgtaagaAATGTTATTTTGGAAAGGAAATGGAGACGGAAGTGAGTGTTCTCTTGTTGGTAAAAAGCCTGCTGTGCTGGTCTCCTCAGGTTCCTCTCGGGGGAACGGGACGCCACCATGTCCATTCTGGACATCGGCCTGCTGACTGGGTTTGTCGTGGACGAGACGGACCTCACTGCGGTGAGACCCTCCACCGACAGCGTCACACGAGTTCAGTTTTACAGGCACGGCGCTGGGAAATGAACGGTCCCTGTCCTTCTAGTTGTCCACCGGGAGGGACCGGTACGTTCAGAAATTTGAGATGGACAAGCAGCTGTCGGAAAGGGGCTCTCTCATCCTTTATCTGGACCAGGTGGGCAGGAGAACCATGACAAAGGTTTTATAACGTCACGGTTGTCATTCTGTCATCTATCGTTCTTCTCCTCGCTGTTGGTTGGCCCGGTCAGATCTCCAGCAGAAGACCAGACAGGATCGCCTTCAGGATGCATAAGGTGCTGGACGTGGGTCTCCTCCAGCCTGCTGCCGTGACTGTGTATGAGTACTACTCAGTGGGTGGGTGCATGAGTACAGTGATTCCACAACAgctatacacacagacacacacacaattgacGGTGTTATTTTCCGCTCCAGAGAACCGCTGTATGAAGTTCTACCACCCAAGTAAGGAAGGAGGCGCCCTGAACAAGATCTGTGAAGGAAACATCTGCCAGTGTGCTGAAGGTAGCCTGTCATTCTCACCCCCTGGTTGTTTTATTCCGTTTCCATGTGCTACAACGTCTTCGTTCATTTCCCCACCCACAGAGGACTGCAGCATGCAGAAGAAAGAACACATTCAAGAGGACAGCCGTCTGGACGTGGCCTGCAACCGAGGCAGAgactatggtgtgtgtgtgtgtgtgtgtgtgtgtgtgtgtgtgtgtgtctgtctgtgttaatttcactttttttcacgttACCCATCTGCTGTGACTCTTCTCTGCAGTTTACAAAGTCACGGTGGAGAAAGCAGACCTGACACCCCTCAGAGACGTTTATACCATGAGAATAAATAGTGTCCTCAAAGAAGGTACCTATAACACAGGCGCTACTTTTTAACCAGAAactcaccaagcaacgtcattatgatataatctaCTACTATGATATAATCAACTATGTTCACTTAATCTCAACACCCCTTGTATGTATGAGATGTATGGTATGGAGTCTGGTGTTGGAGGACCTTGATTGGCCTGCATATAGCCCTGATGTCAGCCTGATAGAACACCCGTAGGAGGAATTACACATCAAAAATTCCCATGAACACACTCCTTGTCCAAAGCCTTTCCAGACGAGTTGGAGCTGTTATTGCTGCAACTCTATATTGCGTCTTATGGATTAAGAATGGGAGGTCATGTATGTGTAAAGGTGAGCAAGCCAATAGTTTTGGCAATAAAGAGCTATGATCTTTCCTCATTCCATTAACctctttgtagttttttttttagtcagacacccttgtccagagcgtcttccaatcagtagtaacagggagagtccatctggagacactcagggttaagtgttaagggacacaatggtagtaagtggggtttgaacctgggactttgtggacttttggttcataggtgggtcTAACCCACtacactactaccacccaaatctTTCTGTTCTCCAGGCACCGATAAGGGGGTTGACGGGAAGCAGCGCTCCTTCGTCTCCCACCCGCAGTGCAGGAACGTTCTGGATCTGAAGGTGCGCAAGACCTATCTCATAATGGGCCAGTCCGTTGATGTGAAGGACGTAGCAGgaaggtgaggaggaggagagcagcgcTGCAGTCATTGACTCTACATTTGGATTCCTAGAACTGACCTCACGTAATGCTTTCTTTTTCGGCAGCTATCAGTACATAATTGGCCAGGACACGTGGGTGGAGTACTGGCCTACAGACGGCGAGGGGCAGACTGCAGCTTTTAAAGAGAAGTACATAGGAATTGCATCTCTGGAGCAAAATCTGATGGATGGATGTTCAACATAACCTGCTTGGTGTATTTCAATGTTTTCTCTTAGTTTGTTTGAGTTCAGATTGCTCCGCCACTCTGAGGTTGaataaaagcaaatgaaatACATGGTATGAATTGCATTTCATTCATGTGCGTCAATCCCCATTTTCAGGGAACAGGGTTCGTCAGATAAAACTGAATAAAGGACCGGTAAGGAGTTCACTTTCTTCTCTATGTTGAGATGTCCTTTTCAAGCAATGAACAAGAATGACCACAACGACAAAAATGCCCCAAATCACACATCTCAAATcttaatgggctttgacagaccttCAATGGCCTCCAATCTGTGAACTGTTGGgtgaaacatatttattttctgttatgcAAGTGAGTTTGTTGAGTTTCAGAAAAGAACTCTAGTttagtaacaacaacaacatttatttcttatatagcccataatcgcatacagtatgtctcaatgggctttgacaggccctacagttgacaccccccacacatgacccttctgcacacaaaaactccacacaaaagagagaaaaaaagaaaggaagaaacgttgggaaggagtgatacagagagggacccccttccagggtagagtgagcctgcaaatggtgtcagtgcagggttggggatggtTTGTCcagtaagagaaaaagtcctacagttgaaCAGGTTgagtagtatagagcatctgtccatgtttggagatACTGGACGGtacagagtaggttttagtccagtgtcatggtgtacaatacgtgtccattatgatgctactggtccatttgaaaatccctgaagctttagttgttacggtgatggtggctgtggtggccctctggtttgtttcctgCTGAGTTGTctcatcagcagttcattgccagGGACCAGGATCCCTCTAGTGGTCTCTCCATTGGACTCTgcgtgcttgattccgtgtctcgtacgactgatactgaaatacgTGGTTGACCAGCACAGGGTGGCAGTGTAATTAACTGGACAccgtgtctgggattttaacataATACCAGAGCGAACTGGACTCCCTCATCCTCATCGTCAAGATGCTGCTGATGGTGAAAATGGTCCCAGTATCGCCATCAGTCGTATCTCTCACCAGCTCAAGCTTTCACTGGCACTTGCACTACACCCTGCAGATACCGTTCGTACTGTACTTCAAGTCACTACGGTTTTTAGAAGTCGAAATTAGTGAACTCTCGAAAATGATCACGAATAATTACCGCAAATTTTTCAGAATGTTACACATTCTGTTGTCACTCAGAGTAAGGGTGGCCTGACTTCGTAATAGGTGAATTTAACATATGAATACGATTAGACTGCGAGGCTGCATTTCAACCCTGCAGCTCAATGTTTAGTGTCATTTATGATACTGTTTTATTTCCCAAAAACGGAGCCGGCATGTTATTTCATATGCGTCCAGGCCACCAAACACAGCTTTGCAATTTTGCACGGAAAGCTTCTTATCTTCACACCGGGCAATTTGGAGAGAACCCAACATCCGCAAAGTATCTCTGATCCTCTGTATGCTAAAAATGAAAGGGCAGGGTTAGAAGGTAGACTGGGAATATGTGTACATAATTTCAAAATTGCTGTGTATTATATGAacctttcaaattcaaattcaaattttatttgtcacatacacagtcatacacggtatgatgtgcagtgaaatgctttctgcaactgctacggaccacagtattgcaaatgttgcaagtaaacaatgaaccaatatgcaaatattgcaaacataaccaagtattacacttttacgtctttaacataaaatatgtgtaactggtagggtgaaggtgtgcaaatgagttacagtttttacaatgtttaaagaaagaagaaagagccataaagaaagagcagtaaggacctaaaaagcgcagagtcattttgtgcaaagtgattttgtgcaaagtggttttgtgcaaaagagtccggagtgattggaggtgaaagtgcatgagttctatgtactgttgttgtgaACATAAGCTTGTGTTTTTGCACCGTGTTGAATTTATCATTTTATGCATCCATATTTACCTATTTACATCCCCATTTTACAACAGAATTTCCTCTGTGCAGCgttctaaaataaaaaggtggtGGCAGGCAGCGGTTCCAGTTCCTCCGGGCGCGCCGCGTTCTGCCGCCTGTGCTCCAGGGGGCGCCGTCACCGCCGCCGGCGGAGGAAGGAACGCTTGCTGTTGTCAGTTTACGTCCGGCCGCGTCTCCGGAGCGCGCTGGCGGGAGAAAGTGTCCCGGTGTGGCGGTAATAAAGCGTCGCCGAATCTCGGCCGGAACGACACGACGAGCCCCGCGAGCGGAGCCGCGACCGTCCGCCGCCGCGAGAGAGAAGCGGAGCGCCGCGGCCGACCGGCAGCGGGACGCCGGGGAGCCGTCCGAACAATGGCGAAGGTCCAGGTGCTGAACGTGGCGGTCCTGGACAACCCGAGCCCGTTCGGCAACCCCTTCCAGTTCGAGATCACGTTCGAGTGCATGGAGGACCTGCCGGAAGGTTTTTATATCCGCTCCGTCTTCACGCCTCGGCAGTCGGGCGCCCGTGACGTCACGGTTCCACGCGTCTGCGGTCGAGTAGCTAAAATATCGCGTAACTTGCTGGTGCtttcttatattttttatttcatttttgtttttttttgttatttaccgCGGTTTTCTTGAAATTTGGCGCCGGCGCGGAATTTGGGTTTGGGAAATTGTTCCGCCCAGCCCTCCCCCTCGCGGGTGGGCGTGTCCTTGCCTCTTTCGGCCAACCGGATTGGCCGGCCCGTGCGTCACTCGTATGTTTTAATACTGCGTCGACGTCGAACGTACCGTGTAGTTCTGCAGACGTAAAGCTCTTGTTGACAAACGAAGAAAAATTGACAAAAAACGAGTTTGAGATTCTGGTTTGtgctaattattattttaatttgttccaGATTTGGAGTGGAAGATCATTTATGTGGGTTCAGCAGAGAGCGAAGAGTACGACCAGACCCTCGACTCTGTTCTGGTGGGCCCGGTTCCAGCAGGGCGGCATATGTTCGTATTCCAGGTGAGTTCGGGTGGGGCGTTTATTCCTCTGAAAGCTCTGTctgatttatttccatttttttttcggATAGATTAAGAGTTTTTGTGGTCGCTCATTTTCTGCAGGCGGAGGCCCCGAACACTGCGCTGATCCCTGAGAGCGACGCCGTCGGTGTTACGGTGGTGCTGATCACCTGCACCTACAGAGGTCAGGAGTTCATCCGCATCGGTTACTACGTCAACAACGAATACACAGACCCAGAGCTGCGCGAGAACCCGCCCATCAGGCCAAACTACACACAGGCAAGGCCCACGCaacagtcaaagtcaactttgtCATCCCACCGCATACAAGCGCA from Denticeps clupeoides unplaced genomic scaffold, fDenClu1.1, whole genome shotgun sequence includes the following:
- the LOC114772596 gene encoding histone chaperone asf1b-B; amino-acid sequence: MAKVQVLNVAVLDNPSPFGNPFQFEITFECMEDLPEDLEWKIIYVGSAESEEYDQTLDSVLVGPVPAGRHMFVFQAEAPNTALIPESDAVGVTVVLITCTYRGQEFIRIGYYVNNEYTDPELRENPPIRPNYTQLQRNILASNPRVTRFHINWEGAADKMEDSENVDPSPNTMLPPSCLPGKAPPLALVPDNSMDCL